A genome region from Haliotis asinina isolate JCU_RB_2024 chromosome 11, JCU_Hal_asi_v2, whole genome shotgun sequence includes the following:
- the LOC137255870 gene encoding histone H2A, translating into MSGRGKGGKVKGKSKSRSSRAGLQFPVGRIHRLLRKGNYAERVGAGAPVYLAAVLEYLAAEVLELAGNAARDNKKTRIIPRHLQLAIRNDEELNKLLSGVTIAQGGVLPNIQAVLLPKKTQKSAGK; encoded by the coding sequence ATGTCAGGACGTGGTAAAGGCGGAAAAGTAAAGGGCAAGTCCAAGTCCCGATCATCCCGGGCCGGACTTCAGTTCCCCGTTGGACGTATCCATCGTCTCCTCCGTAAAGGCAACTATGCCGAGCGCGTGGGTGCCGGAGCCCCAGTCTACCTGGCTGCCGTTCTGGAATACCTCGCCGCTGAGGTTCTCGAGTTGGCAGGTAACGCCGCCAGAGACAACAAGAAGACCAGAATTATCCCCAGACATCTGCAGCTGGCCATCAGGAACGACGAGGAATTGAACAAGCTTCTGTCCGGAGTAACCATCGCCCAGGGTGGTGTCCTCCCCAACATCCAAGCTGTTCTTCTCCCCAAGAAGACCCAGAAGTCTGCTGGAAAGTAA
- the LOC137255949 gene encoding histone H2B, gonadal — translation MPPKVSSKGAKKAGKAKAARVGDKKKKRRRKESYSIYIYKVLKQVHPDTGISSKAMSIMNSFVNDIFERIAAEASRLAHYNKRSTITSREIQTAVRLLLPGELAKHAVSEGTKAVTKYTSSK, via the coding sequence ATGCCACCCAAAGTTAGTTCTAAAGGAGCAAAGAAGGCCGGTAAGGCAAAGGCCGCCCGTGTCggcgacaagaagaagaagaggaggaggaaggaAAGTTACAGCATCTACATCTACAAGGTGTTGAAACAGGTCCACCCTGATACCGGTATCAGCAGCAAAGCTATGTCCATCATGAACAGCTTTGTCAACGATATCTTCGAGAGAATCGCCGCTGAGGCATCCCGTCTCGCCCATTACAACAAGCGATCCACCATCACCTCTCGGGAGATTCAAACTGCTGTCCGTCTCCTCCTCCCCGGTGAATTGGCCAAGCACGCCGTGTCTGAGGGCACCAAGGCTGTCACCAAGTACACCAGCTCCAAGTAA
- the LOC137256401 gene encoding histone H4 — protein MSGRGKGGKGLGKGGAKRHRKVLRDNIQGITKPAIRRLARRGGVKRISGLIYEETRGVLKVFLENVIRDAVTYTEHAKRKTVTAMDVVYALKRQGRTLYGFGG, from the coding sequence ATGTCTGGTCGTGGTAAAGGAGGCAAAGGTCTTGGAAAGGGGGGCGCTAAGCGTCACAGGAAGGTTTTGCGTGATAACATCCAGGGTATCACCAAGCCCGCCATCCGTCGTCTGGCAAGAAGAGGTGGTGTAAAACGTATCTCTGGTCTGATCTACGAAGAGACCCGTGGTGTCCTCAAGGTTTTCCTTGAGAATGTCATCCGTGATGCCGTCACCTACACCGAGCACGCAAAGAGGAAGACTGTCACTGCCATGGACGTCGTCTACGCTTTGAAACGCCAGGGACGTACCCTCTACGGATTCGGAGGTTGA
- the LOC137255863 gene encoding histone H3, which yields MARTKQTARKSTGGKAPRKQLATKAARKSAPATGGVKKPHRYRPGTVALREIRRYQKSTELLIRKLPFQRLVREIAQDFKTDLRFQSSAVMALQEASEAYLVGLFEDTNLCAIHAKRVTIMPKDIQLARRIRGERA from the coding sequence ATGGCACGTACAAAGCAGACAGCCCGTAAATCCACCGGAGGAAAGGCTCCCCGTAAACAACTGGCCACCAAGGCCGCTCGTAAGAGCGCCCCGGCTACCGGAGGTGTAAAGAAACCTCACAGATACAGGCCCGGTACCGTCGCTCTTCGTGAGATCCGTCGTTACCAGAAGAGCACTGAGCTTTTGATCAGAAAGCTCCCCTTCCAGCGTCTGGTCCGTGAAATCGCCCAGGACTTCAAGACTGACCTTCGTTTCCAGTCTTCGGCCGTCATGGCTCTGCAGGAGGCTTCTGAGGCTTACCTTGTCGGTCTGTTTGAGGACACCAACTTGTGCGCCATCCACGCCAAGCGTGTCACCATCATGCCCAAGGACATCCAGCTGGCCCGCCGTATCCGTGGGGAGAGAGCTTAA